One Burkholderia sp. 9120 genomic window, TGGCGATGGCAATCTGGTCGACTCGAAGATCGGCGTGATCGTCTCTTATGCGGCGTTCAATATTGCTTTCGCCGTGTGGATGTTGTCCTCGTACTTTCAGACGGTGCCGCGAGACCTGGAAGAGTCGGCGTGGCTCGAAGGATGCGGACGCACCAAGGCCGTCTTCAAGGTCTTCCTGCCGCTCGCCGTGCCCGCGATCGTCGTAACCGCCATCTTCACGTTCATAAACGCGTGGAATGAGTTTGCCGTGGTGTATACGCTGATCCGCTCGCCGGAGAACAAGACGCTCACCGTGCAGGTGACCGATATGGTGGCGGGCAAGTACGTCGTCGAATGGCATCTCGTGATGGCCGCGACCTTATGCGCGACGCTGCCGGTTTCGATCGTGTTTGCGTGGTTGCAGCGATTCCTGGTGAAGGGTTTGGCGCTCGGAGCCGTGAAGTAAATTGGCGGGCGCGCTGGCCATTGCGAACGCGCCCGCTCGACTACACTTGAACGCCGTCGCACCCTGAATTTCGAATTAAATTAGGGTGCGAATTCAATAAAATATCGAATAAAAAAGTACCGCAACGCGAATTATCTGTTCGCACCCCATTCTATTTTTAGAAATTCAAATAGCACGCTCCTATTTATATTAATAATATTAAATAGCGTACTTCTCGACGGAATGTCAAACACCACCAATCTGCTGACAAATCAAAGATTTACGTTTTCCCGTCGATCGTGAGGAAGAGATTTTCCTCTGCGGCGCATTTGGTTAGTCATAAGCCGCCCCATACGGCGGATTCTCGGCATTATCACTTATCGTCTCGAATTCCCGCCACGTTGCACTGGTGAAACGTTTATAATTCCTCTGCCGAAAGCATCTGTAAGTAATACCAGATGCACGAGAAAGCACACCAGTGTCGGCAATAATTGCATTGGTGCAGGTTGCGCGAGGTTGAGCGTCACGTCTGATCTTTGGGCGCGCCTCAATTACCGTCGCACCGCTGCGTTCGTATCGGCGCCAGGCCGTCAGTTGCGAAGGAATGGGACTTAGCTGGAACATCAGCTCTCCTGATTTCCTTCGTTGCGCGTGCCTACCAGAAATTTGTTTTCACATTCACGGCGCGCTGCTGTATCAACGCGAGCCTTGCCAAAGTTTTACGAGTCACGTCATCGGCATGTCATCAGTGATTGTGTCGTTTATCCGGTCGCGCGTTCGCGAGTCGGAGGACGCCGGCTGGGAAGTCGACTGAGCTTTCACGCAACGAATGGGTACGCTGAAGCGCTGCTACATGCCGCGCTCGATGCGTGGCGTTGCCTATTCAAAAGTGTGACCAGCGAGAGCGCTCTATCAAGTGAGTCTTTCGTAGTCAATAGTAAGTATTCCGTAATATAAACGCCGGCCGACATTTGATTGATTGTTCAGCATTCAATCGCCTGACAGGTCGTCGCACGAACGGCTGTCTAAGGGCTCTCGTTCTCATAACAACGGCGCGCTCGAGCGCTGGCTTCATCAGCAATGAACGCGGTTTCGGCGCGTTCTCTGGTTGACCTCTCTCTGTAGTCATAACGCCAACGCGGACGACTTTGATCGATCTTGCTGATTCCTCGGGGAAAACCTGCTTTTAGCGATACACGGACAATGATGAGATATTGGAAACTTCTAGGCGTTGCCTCGGCAACGGTGTTGGCATCGTTTGGCGCGGAAAGCGCGCAGGCCGCTCAAAGCGGCACTATCACTGTGTCGGGCCAGCAGTACAAGCTGTGCGGACAAGAGAACGGCAACTGCTCGTTCCTCGGCACAGGCTCTGTGGTGTTCGGCGCGGTACCGCCTAATTCGCCGTCGGTCATGCTGACGGCGCCGAAGACCTTTAGTAATGGCGTCGGCTGCTATGTCGGCGCGGTTTCGCAGACAGATCCCGCCTATGGTTACGGCAAGTCGTGCTGGGTGAAGGCAGTCGCCGCTACGCCGACGCCGACACCAACGCCGGCACCTACCCCGGCTCCGGCTCCCACGCCCACACCGACTCCCACGCCAGCTCCGACGCCGACGCCGACTCCAGCGCCCGCACCGGCTCCAGCCCCCGCGCCCGCTCCGGCCCCGGCTCCGACGCCTACCCCAACGCCGACACCGACGCCCACTCCGTCGCCGGCACCGGGCAGCTCCACGCTTTCGTGCAGCACGCCGACGCAAGCGGCAGGCGGCACCGCCAACGGCGTGATCAGCGCCGACACGCCGACCACCGACGGCATGCGCATTTTCCAGAACAACGCAGCATTCAAGCTCGCGATCACGACGAACGTCCCGAGCGCGGACACGGTCGTCTGGTCCGTCGCGGACTCGAACGGCGCGATCAAATCGCAAGGCAGCTTCGCGGTTAAATCCGGCGTGCAGACCAGCACGATTCCGTGTACCTCGACGTGGTCAGGCTACGGCGCGCTCACCGCGACGCTGCGCTCGAACGGCGGCACGTTGCCGAGCAGCGGTACGCGTCCCACGGGCATCGCAACGTTCGGCGTGTTGCCGAACCTGAACTCGGCACTGGGCACGGTTAGCTACGCTCATCAGGACCAGCATCGCTTCGGCATGCAGGGTTTCAACGGCAACATCGCGGCATTGCACGATCTGGGCATTACGTGGACGATCGACGATCGCGAGCAATCGGCCATGGAACCCAACGGTCCGAATACGTACACGCCGAGCGTGAGCGACCTCGATCCGTTCTACAAGGCCAATCCGGATCAGATGCGTATCGTGCGTCTCGACGGCATCCCGGCATGGGATTCGAAGACCGGCCAGTTCAACGACAGCTACTACGCGCCGTCGAACATGACCGAGTTCCAGGGCTTCATGGCCAAGGTCGGCACCGACACGAGCCAGATCCGCGCCGCGAACTATCCGAACCAGCAGAGCAACTACTATCAGGTGACGTGGGAACCGAGCCTCGGCTGGGCCGATAGCGACGCGAATTTCGTCGCCATGTACAAAGCAGCGTATCAAGGCATTCACTCGACCGATCCGAACGCTGTCGTGATGGGCACCGCGAACCCGTTCGCGTCGAACTGCGACACGTGTACCACCGGCTATCTGCAGAAGTACGGCGCACTGGGTCTGTGGAATTACATCGACGCGGTTGCCACGCATGGCTACTGGAACGCGGGCACCTATCCGGCGCATCCGCCTGAGTTGCAGGATTCGGACCCGAGCACGGCGAATCAGGCCAACGCGCTCGACAATCAGATGACGCAACTGCGCGCAGTGATGCAGGCGGGCAAGCCGAATATGAAGCTCTTCTTCACCGAAGCCGGCGTGAGCTACGATCCGGGCCTTAACTACGGTCCTACTGTCCCGTCGCAGAACCAGTTGTTTGCGCAAGCAGCAGTGGGCGTGCGGGCACACATCATCGTGCTGGGCGGCGGCGCGCAACTGACGACGCTGTTCTACGGTCCGGACTATCCGGGTGAAGTCGGTTACGGTACGTTCTTCGACCTGAACGACGCACAAGGCGCATTCGGTGCGACGAACCTGTCGCCGAAGCCGGAAGCCATGGTGTTCGCGACGATGACGCGCGCGCTCGACGGTACGAATACGCTGGGTCGTGTGAACGGCACGCCGCAAGGCACGTATGCGTACTCGTTCCAGCAACTCGGCAACGGCAAGGTCGTGACCGCGGCATGGGCGCACAGCAATGCACAATGGCCGACGAGCGCCGGCGTATATAGCCAGAGCTACTCGACCAGCTACAAGCTGACGGTGGACAACGCCGGCACGTCGGGCAATGTGACGGACATCGACGGCTACGGCAACATGACCACGCTGCCCTACACCAACGGCCAGGTCACGCTGACGCTCACCGAAGTGCCGCAGTACATCGTGTCGAGCAACGCAACGGTCGCCAAGGCCAATTCGACTGTTCCGGTCGGATACACCGGTCAATAAGCTGACCGACAACCAGGTCGACAGTCATTGAAGACCTCGGACGCGCCGCCGCTCACCGCGGCGGCGCATCGATAGAGCGAGTCAGGCGTCTCCCGCCTGCTCGCTCATTCGTTCAATATTCGCGTTCACCCTCTCCAGCAGTTCAACCAGTTGCGTGACTTCGTCATCACTGAGTCCCGACAACGCGTCTTCACTTCCCGCAAACAGAATCGCCCGCGCTTTCGACAAGCGTTTTTCCGCATCGGCCGTTAGTGAAATCAACCGGCTACGTTTGTCCGCAGGATCGGGAACCCGATCGACGATCTCGTCGCGCTCCATACGGCTCAGCAACTGGGCCATGGTGGGCTGCTCCACTCTCGCGAGCCTTGCCAGTTCAGACTGAGGCAACGCCTTGCCCCCTTTCAACGCATTCAGCACGGGAATCTGTCCAACGGCGAAACCGAGCTGGCGCAACTGCGCGTCGAAGATGCGCGTGAAGCCGCGGTTGATCAAACCGATCAGCGGCATGGGATTGGAAAGCTGTTTTCTGACCGGCATCGCATTCCTCTTGACGAAACATAGCTGCCTATGCTTAAACTACATAGGCAGCTATTATATATCCGGAGCCGGTTCATGAATGCATTCCCTCGTATCGCGATTGTCGGCGGTGGCCCCGGCGGCTTGACGTTAGCGCGCATTCTGCATTGCCAGGGCATTGCGTCGACCGTGTTCGAGCGTGAGGCCGGCCCGGATGTTCGCCCTCAAGGCGGAACGCTCGATCTGCACGACGAGTCCGGCCAACTGGCACTGCAGCGCGCCGGACTCGACGCGGAGTTTCAGCGGATCGCGCGGTACGACGATCAAGGGTCGCGCCTATTCGACAAAACGGGCGAGCTGCTGTTTGAAAGCGCCGATACGACGAGCGGCAATCGTCCCGAAGTCGATCGCAGCGAACTGCGTCGTATCTTGCTCGATTCGGTGCCGCCCGGCTGCGTGCGTTGGAATAGCGAGTTGCGCGAGCTGCGCCAACCCGACGAAGGCGCGTGGCAGTTAAGCTTTTCCGATGGTCACGAGGTTTGCGCCGATCTGGTCGTGGGTGCGGACGGCACGTGGTCGCGCGTGAGGCCACTGCTGTCTCACTACATGCCGCAGTACAGCGGATTGATGTTCATCGAATTCGGTATCGACGATGTCGACGCCAGTCATCCCGATGTCGCGAAGCTGGTAGGCCGCGGCAAGATGGAGGCACTCGGCGATGCCCGTGCGCTGATCGCGCAGCGCAACGGCAACGCGCACATTCGTGTCTATGCGATCTTTCGCGTCCGGCAGGAGTGGGCGGCCGATACATTCGACTTCTCATCGCCCACAGCAATACGACACGACCTGCTCAACCAGTTCGACGGATTCGCCGACGAAATTCTCGCGTTGATTCATGCGAGCAACGGCCACTTCGCAGCGCGGCCGATTTACGCATTGCCGGTTGGACACCGCTGGACGAATCGGTGCGGTCTGACGCTGATCGGCGACGCAGCACATGTGATGTCGCCCTTTGGCGGCGAAGGCGTGAACGCCGCGATGCTGGATGCGGCCCAGCTCGCCCGCGCTCTAAGCGACGGTGTCGATTGGAAAGCGGCCGTGTCGGCGTACGAAACGCAAATGTTCGAGCGTGTCGTTGCGCCCGCCACTTTTTCGGCTGAGGCCGCTGCAGTGCAGTTGTCCCACGACGGTCTCGCGCACGCGCTAAGGCATCTTCGAATGCACGAGAGCGAAGCGCGCGATGAAGCGATCAAGCGGCCATCGCAGATGAACTGACCAACAATCACGCCCACCAATAGATCGATTTGCGTTTTCCATATACGCAGACTGCGCAATGCATGATGCAAACCAACGTTGTCCCGCGCGAACCGCCGCTACGACATCGACCTCGTACTTTCGAGCATGAGAATCACGCGTTTTTCATCGGTCGATAGCAGATTTAATTGATTGATCCAGGGCGCATCCCTGCCATAGATTCGACCTGTGCGTCGCCAACCTTGGCGATGATCCGCCGGAGTCTGCTCCGGTTTGCGAACGAACAGGGAGTCGACATGAGCGAGCGTCAGGAAGAGTTGAAATTTGCGTACTGGGTGCCGAACGTCAGCGGTGGTCTGGTGGTCAGCACGATCGAACAGCGCACCGACTGGAGTGTTGAGTACAACCAGAAGCTCGCGCAAACCGCCGAGCGCGCCGGCTTCGACTACGCGCTGAGTCAGATTCGTTTTACAGCGGGCTACGGCGCCGACAACCAGCACGAATCCGTGTCGTTTAGCCAGGCCTTGCTGCATGCAACGACGAAACTGAAAGTACTCGCCGCGATCCTGCCGGGTCCGTGGAGTCCCGCAGTGGTCGCGAAGCAGATCGCCACGATCGATCATATTTCCAACGGGCGTATCGGCATCAACGTGGTCAGCGGTTGGTTCAAAGGCGAATTCACTGCGATCGGCGAACCGTGGCTGGAACATGACGAGCGCTATCGTCGCTCACGCGAATTCATCGAGGCGCTCAAAGGTATCTGGACGCAGGATAACTTCACCTACCGCGGTGACTTCTATCGTTTCAACAACTACACATTGAGTCCGAAGCCAGTACAAAAACCGTATCCGGAGATCTTCCAGGGCGGCAGTTCGCGCGCAGCCCGCGATAACGCGGCGAGCGTCTCCGACTGGTACTTCACGAACGGCAATACGCCTGAGAATCTCAAGCTGCAGATCGACGACATACAGACGAAGGCGGCGAAGAACGACCACAAGGTGCGCATTGGTGTGAACGCGTTCGTGATTGCACGCGATACCGAGGAAGAAGCGCGCGCTGTGCTTGACGACATCATCGCCCACGCGCACGTGGAAGCCGTTCACGCTTTCGGCGACGCGGCCAGACAGGCAGGCAGTGCATCTCCTGAAGGCGAAGGAAACTGGGCGAAGTCGACCTTTGAGGACCTGGTGCAGTACAACGACGGCTTTCGCACCAATCTGATCGGCACACCGCGTCAGATTGCAGAGCGCATTATCGAACTGAAAGCGGCGGGGGTTGACCTCATATTGGCTGGGTTCCTGCATTTCATCGAGGAGGTCGAGTACTTTGGGCAGAAAGTACTGCCGCTCGTGCGCGAACTCGAAGAAGCCGCGCTTCGTCGCAAGGCAGCTTGATGCGGTAGTGGCCGCACCGCCGACTATGTTTCAGAACATCACGCGGGCTTCACGCCCGCGTGGCGTATTCCTCTGTGCGTCATGAACCAGGTGAACCAGACGGCCGGGTCTCGCGTATGATGGAGCGACGTCTCAAGCGCTCGTGCCTGCGATCATCCACCCTCAGGCGCGAACCCTTCCATTGCGCCTTACGCAGTCGTTACTGCGATCGAGGTGCGGCTTCTGCCCTACTATGACAGCCAGCCCGTCCCCTTACAATTCCCAGTTCATTTCATGCGTCATCTGCGCGTATAACGAAGCGCCACGGATTGCAAAGGTACTCGCCGTGGCCGCGGTCCATCCTGCGTTGGGCGAAGTCATTGTCGTCGACGACGGTTCCGACGACGGCACGGCGGATATCGTCAAACAGTTTCCCTCTGTGCGTCTGATCATGCGCGGCGTGAATGGCGGCAAGAGCGCGGCAATGGTGGACGGTATCGCCGCGGCGCAAGGCGACCTGCTCATGCTGCTCGACGCCGATCTGAAAGGCCTCGCCGCCGAGCATATCAGCGCACTGGCGGCGCCCGTGCTCAAAGGGCGTGCGGATGTCAGCATCAGCCTGCGGCAAAACAGCCTGACGCTGTTTCGCGCTATCGGGCTCGATTTCGTTTCAGGGGAACGTGTCGTTAAAAAGGCGTTGCTGCATGCGGCCCTCGAACAGATTCAGGCGCTCCCACGCTTCGGCATCGAAGTATTCATGAACCGCCTGATCATAGAGCGGCGTCTGCGAATCGCGGTGACGCACTGGCCTCATGTGACCCAGGCCCGCAAGACCGAAAAACTCGGCTACTGGCGTGGTGTTCGCGCCGAATGGCGAATGATCGCCGACCTGCTGAAAGCGGTTTATCCGCTCGCATTGATCACGCAGACGGTTCGATTGCTACAACTGCGAATTCGCCACGGACGAGCTTCTTTCGCGACACGCATGAAAGGAACGCCGGATAGTTCGCAGTAGTCTGCGGATTCTCTACGGCATGCCGCTTCTCCGAAACGCCGCGTGACGTTCAACTCCGTCTATTAACACGTGCCAGCGCCAGGGCAAGCATGCCGATGGCGCCCAGCACGAGAGGACAGAACAGCGTCGCGAAACGCCACAGTATGAGTGCAGCCCCAACCGCGGCATGCGGCACCCACGCGCCGAATGCGGCGGCGAGACCGAGGTCGCCGCCACCTCCACCGGCCGGAATACCGGTCCACAGCGCCGCGTGCAAAACCAGCGCCTGAACGGCCACAACGAAACCCGGCGGCAACGAATAACCCTGTTCGAGCAGAATGAACCACAATGCGCCGTAACGCAGCAGCCATTGCGTCGTTGTCAGAAGAAGCAAGGCACCGAGCCGCCAGCGCGACCCCGATAGCAGATGCCGCCATTCATCGCGCACATTGGCGACGAAAGCCGTCCATCGCGCAGGCGGCCAGCTCGGCATACCAACACGCCTGATCGCGCCGCCCGCACTCTCCGCGAGTTTTCGCCGGCACGTCCAGATTACGCAGGCCACCGCAATAGCCCCGATCGATGCGCCCGCCACGATATGCAAGGACTTCGGCGTAATCAACCCGGCAATCAGGCCAATGCACGACACGAACGAAACGGGCACCGCGACGGTGAAGAACGCGAGGTCGAGCGCCTGATCGCCACTCACTACGGTAGTGGCCTGCGTCCACGAAGCGCCAGCGCGTTGCAACAGGCCGAGATTTACGCCATATCCCGCTGCGCCGAACGGAGAACTGAGAAACGCCGCGTCGGTAATAAAGGT contains:
- a CDS encoding carbohydrate ABC transporter permease; protein product: MSLSIKMKRSLWCWLALSPLVVVVLFPFAVMLFTALKPATEIFVYPARWLPVHWQWSNFVDMWQAANFGVALRNSTVISLLSTALALAVSLPAAYALARFPFRGRGLYRQFLLVTQMLSPILLVVGLFRLAAMIPYGDGNLVDSKIGVIVSYAAFNIAFAVWMLSSYFQTVPRDLEESAWLEGCGRTKAVFKVFLPLAVPAIVVTAIFTFINAWNEFAVVYTLIRSPENKTLTVQVTDMVAGKYVVEWHLVMAATLCATLPVSIVFAWLQRFLVKGLALGAVK
- a CDS encoding MarR family transcriptional regulator; this translates as MPLIGLINRGFTRIFDAQLRQLGFAVGQIPVLNALKGGKALPQSELARLARVEQPTMAQLLSRMERDEIVDRVPDPADKRSRLISLTADAEKRLSKARAILFAGSEDALSGLSDDEVTQLVELLERVNANIERMSEQAGDA
- a CDS encoding NAD(P)/FAD-dependent oxidoreductase, coding for MLKLHRQLLYIRSRFMNAFPRIAIVGGGPGGLTLARILHCQGIASTVFEREAGPDVRPQGGTLDLHDESGQLALQRAGLDAEFQRIARYDDQGSRLFDKTGELLFESADTTSGNRPEVDRSELRRILLDSVPPGCVRWNSELRELRQPDEGAWQLSFSDGHEVCADLVVGADGTWSRVRPLLSHYMPQYSGLMFIEFGIDDVDASHPDVAKLVGRGKMEALGDARALIAQRNGNAHIRVYAIFRVRQEWAADTFDFSSPTAIRHDLLNQFDGFADEILALIHASNGHFAARPIYALPVGHRWTNRCGLTLIGDAAHVMSPFGGEGVNAAMLDAAQLARALSDGVDWKAAVSAYETQMFERVVAPATFSAEAAAVQLSHDGLAHALRHLRMHESEARDEAIKRPSQMN
- the sfnG gene encoding dimethylsulfone monooxygenase SfnG, with amino-acid sequence MSERQEELKFAYWVPNVSGGLVVSTIEQRTDWSVEYNQKLAQTAERAGFDYALSQIRFTAGYGADNQHESVSFSQALLHATTKLKVLAAILPGPWSPAVVAKQIATIDHISNGRIGINVVSGWFKGEFTAIGEPWLEHDERYRRSREFIEALKGIWTQDNFTYRGDFYRFNNYTLSPKPVQKPYPEIFQGGSSRAARDNAASVSDWYFTNGNTPENLKLQIDDIQTKAAKNDHKVRIGVNAFVIARDTEEEARAVLDDIIAHAHVEAVHAFGDAARQAGSASPEGEGNWAKSTFEDLVQYNDGFRTNLIGTPRQIAERIIELKAAGVDLILAGFLHFIEEVEYFGQKVLPLVRELEEAALRRKAA
- a CDS encoding glycosyltransferase; this translates as MTASPSPYNSQFISCVICAYNEAPRIAKVLAVAAVHPALGEVIVVDDGSDDGTADIVKQFPSVRLIMRGVNGGKSAAMVDGIAAAQGDLLMLLDADLKGLAAEHISALAAPVLKGRADVSISLRQNSLTLFRAIGLDFVSGERVVKKALLHAALEQIQALPRFGIEVFMNRLIIERRLRIAVTHWPHVTQARKTEKLGYWRGVRAEWRMIADLLKAVYPLALITQTVRLLQLRIRHGRASFATRMKGTPDSSQ
- a CDS encoding flippase-like domain-containing protein, with protein sequence MTKPLAFGVTVLLAIVGVVFAIGAPFLLGVHATLAGLQSASTRLIVMLAASAFVSAAAKAGKQQLMQTALGLRIRFRRTLAITFITDAAFLSSPFGAAGYGVNLGLLQRAGASWTQATTVVSGDQALDLAFFTVAVPVSFVSCIGLIAGLITPKSLHIVAGASIGAIAVACVIWTCRRKLAESAGGAIRRVGMPSWPPARWTAFVANVRDEWRHLLSGSRWRLGALLLLTTTQWLLRYGALWFILLEQGYSLPPGFVVAVQALVLHAALWTGIPAGGGGGDLGLAAAFGAWVPHAAVGAALILWRFATLFCPLVLGAIGMLALALARVNRRS